The genomic region ATCCATTTTATGCGTGGGTCCCCGTTGGCAAAATATATCGCGATAGCATCTATACGATAATCCACATCTATTAAATTGTTTTTAATCAAAAATGTTTGGCCAACCTTTGAAATGGTGTTAAGCTTGCGAGGAGTTATCGCGTCAAAAGGATGGATAGTGTTCTTATTTTTCCTTGTCTTTACTTCACAAAAAACAATAACACCTCTATCCTTGGCAATAATATCAACCTCACCTAACTTACAACTATAGTTAACATCTAAAATCTTAAGCTTTTCATCTTTTAAAAATTGTACTGCTAATCGCTCTCCATATTGAGCTAACTCTTGATTACTCATAAAAACCCACAATATC from Proteinivorax hydrogeniformans harbors:
- a CDS encoding YraN family protein; this encodes MSNQELAQYGERLAVQFLKDEKLKILDVNYSCKLGEVDIIAKDRGVIVFCEVKTRKNKNTIHPFDAITPRKLNTISKVGQTFLIKNNLIDVDYRIDAIAIYFANGDPRIKWIKNCTS